Proteins from one Streptomyces sp. NBC_00390 genomic window:
- a CDS encoding D-arabinono-1,4-lactone oxidase yields the protein MSGTRNSLNSQTSTWRNWAGNVTARPVREVTPASPQELADAVRSAAEDNLTVKAVGTGHSFTALAATEGVLIRPDLLTGIREIDRTSMTVTVEAGTPLKRLNAALAREGLSLTNMGDIMEQTVAGATSTGTHGTGRDSASIAAQIKALELVTADGSLLHCSEKENPEVFAAARIGLGALGVVSAITLAVEPVFLLTAREEPMSFDKVTAEFDALVAENEHFEFYWFPHTGNCNTKRNNRSAGPAAPAGAVSGWIEDELLSNGVFQVACSVGRAFPAAIPAIAKVSSRALSARSYTDIPYKVFTSPRRVRFVEMEYALPREALVTALRELKAMVERSPLRVSFPVEVRTAPADDITLSTASGRDSAYIAVHMYRGTPYQSYFTAAERIMTAHGGRPHWGKVHTRDAAYFAEAYPRFGEFTALRDRLDPQRLFQNAYLRRVLGD from the coding sequence GTGAGCGGGACGCGCAACAGTCTGAACAGCCAGACCAGCACGTGGCGTAACTGGGCCGGGAATGTGACGGCCCGGCCGGTGCGGGAGGTCACTCCTGCCTCCCCGCAGGAGCTCGCCGACGCCGTGCGCAGCGCGGCAGAGGACAATCTGACGGTGAAGGCCGTCGGCACGGGGCACTCCTTCACCGCCCTGGCGGCCACCGAAGGTGTGCTGATACGGCCCGATCTGCTGACCGGGATCCGGGAGATCGACCGTACGTCGATGACCGTGACGGTCGAGGCCGGCACTCCGCTCAAGCGGCTGAACGCGGCCCTCGCCCGTGAGGGCCTGTCGCTCACCAACATGGGCGACATCATGGAGCAGACCGTCGCGGGCGCGACCTCGACCGGCACGCACGGCACGGGCCGCGACTCGGCCTCGATCGCCGCGCAGATCAAGGCCCTTGAGCTGGTGACGGCGGACGGTTCGCTGCTGCACTGCAGCGAGAAGGAGAACCCGGAGGTCTTCGCGGCGGCCCGGATCGGGCTCGGTGCCCTGGGTGTCGTCTCCGCGATCACTCTCGCGGTGGAGCCGGTCTTTTTGCTGACGGCCCGCGAGGAGCCGATGTCCTTCGACAAGGTCACGGCCGAGTTCGACGCGCTCGTCGCGGAGAACGAGCACTTCGAGTTCTACTGGTTCCCGCACACCGGCAACTGCAACACCAAGCGCAACAACCGCAGCGCCGGTCCCGCCGCGCCGGCCGGCGCGGTCAGCGGCTGGATCGAGGACGAGCTGCTCTCCAACGGCGTGTTCCAGGTGGCCTGTTCCGTGGGCCGGGCGTTCCCCGCGGCCATCCCTGCGATCGCGAAGGTCTCCAGCCGCGCACTGTCCGCCCGTTCGTACACGGACATCCCGTACAAGGTGTTCACGTCGCCGCGCCGGGTGCGGTTCGTCGAGATGGAGTACGCGCTGCCGCGCGAGGCTCTGGTCACCGCGCTGCGCGAGCTCAAGGCGATGGTCGAACGCTCGCCGCTGCGGGTCAGTTTCCCGGTGGAGGTGCGTACGGCTCCGGCGGACGACATCACGCTGTCCACGGCCTCCGGCCGGGACAGTGCGTACATCGCCGTGCACATGTACCGGGGGACGCCGTACCAGTCGTACTTCACCGCGGCGGAGAGGATCATGACCGCGCACGGCGGACGGCCGCACTGGGGCAAGGTGCATACACGGGACGCCGCTTACTTCGCCGAGGCGTACCCGCGGTTCGGCGAGTTCACGGCGCTGCGCGACCGCCTGGACCCGCAGCGGCTGTTCCAGAACGCCTATCTGCGGCGGGTGTTGGGCGACTGA
- a CDS encoding MFS transporter produces the protein MPSPYRAIFAAPGTLGFSVAGFVGRMPLSMMGIGIVTMISQLTGRYGLAGALCATLAMSAAVLGPQISRLVDRHGQRRVLRPATLAAAAAAAGLLICAQQGLADWTLFVFSAAMGCVPSVGAMTRARWAAIYRGSPRQLHTAYALESIIDEVCFIFGPIVSIGLSTIWFPEAGPLLAALFLLAGVWWLTAQRATEPEPHPAGEHTGGSALRSPGLQVLVAAFVATGAIFGAVDVVTVAFAEEEGHKAAASVVLAVYALGSCLAGMVFGLLHLKGGPSRRWVLGVCAMAVSMIPLQLAGSLPFLAVALFVAGLAIAPTMVTTMALVEAHVPRSKLTEGMSWTGTGLAVGVALGSSAAGWVVDAHGAAAGYAVPGIAGVLAAVVAFLGYSRLRRPVPTREGQRERDAQQSEQPDQHVA, from the coding sequence GTGCCCAGTCCCTATCGCGCGATCTTCGCCGCCCCCGGCACACTCGGATTCTCCGTCGCCGGCTTCGTCGGCCGGATGCCGCTGTCCATGATGGGCATCGGCATCGTCACCATGATCTCCCAGCTCACGGGACGTTACGGCCTGGCGGGCGCGCTCTGCGCAACCCTCGCGATGTCGGCCGCCGTGCTCGGCCCGCAGATATCCCGGCTGGTCGACCGGCACGGTCAGCGCAGGGTGCTGCGCCCGGCCACCCTGGCCGCGGCCGCGGCGGCGGCGGGTCTGCTGATCTGTGCCCAGCAGGGCCTGGCCGACTGGACGCTGTTCGTGTTCTCGGCGGCCATGGGCTGCGTGCCGAGCGTCGGCGCGATGACCCGCGCGCGATGGGCGGCCATCTACCGGGGATCACCCCGGCAGCTGCACACCGCTTACGCGCTGGAGTCGATCATCGACGAGGTGTGCTTCATCTTCGGCCCGATCGTGTCGATCGGTCTGTCGACCATCTGGTTCCCGGAAGCCGGCCCGTTGCTGGCCGCGCTGTTCCTGCTCGCCGGCGTCTGGTGGCTGACGGCCCAGCGCGCCACGGAGCCCGAGCCGCACCCGGCCGGGGAGCACACCGGCGGTTCGGCCCTGCGCTCCCCCGGTCTGCAGGTCCTGGTGGCCGCCTTCGTCGCCACCGGCGCGATCTTCGGCGCGGTGGACGTGGTGACCGTGGCGTTCGCCGAGGAGGAGGGCCACAAGGCCGCGGCGAGCGTGGTGCTCGCCGTGTACGCGCTCGGGTCGTGCCTGGCGGGCATGGTCTTCGGCCTGCTGCATCTGAAGGGTGGGCCTTCCCGCAGGTGGGTACTGGGTGTGTGTGCGATGGCCGTGAGTATGATCCCCCTCCAACTGGCCGGGAGCCTGCCGTTCCTGGCCGTGGCGCTCTTTGTCGCGGGCCTTGCCATCGCACCGACGATGGTGACGACCATGGCCCTCGTCGAAGCGCACGTACCGCGCAGCAAACTGACCGAGGGCATGTCCTGGACCGGTACCGGGCTCGCGGTCGGTGTGGCGCTGGGCTCCTCGGCCGCCGGCTGGGTGGTCGACGCGCACGGTGCCGCTGCGGGATACGCGGTGCCCGGGATCGCGGGAGTGCTTGCGGCCGTTGTGGCGTTCCTGGGGTACAGCCGGCTGCGCAGGCCGGTGCCGACGCGGGAGGGGCAGCGTGAGCGGGACGCGCAACAGTCTGAACAGCCAGACCAGCACGTGGCGTAA
- a CDS encoding sensor histidine kinase, producing the protein MAAAPAPPSAPPKPTWDPRGPVRPLLRPTIRIRLTLLYGGMFMIAGILLLSIIYLLTAQALNVSVADLPFEIVKGEVLPTTEWCRLPRSVTGDQFNQAVSACLQRQRDLALDDLLRRSLFALLGLSIIAFAFGYAMAGRVLSPLGRITRTARKVAGSDLSRRIELDGPDDELKELADTFDEMLDRLERAFSAQQRFVANASHELRTPLAINRTLLEVHLSDPGAPAELQQLGKTLLATNERSEQLVEGLLLLARSDNQIVERKPVDLAEVASRALDQVRSEADAKGLEIVGECKPAVVQGNGVLLERIALNLVQNAVRYNVPEDGWVQVSTEVQQGQAVLEVSNTGPVVPAYEIDNLFEPFRRLRQERTGSDKGVGLGLSIARSVARAHGGRIIAEPRDGGGLVMRVTLPV; encoded by the coding sequence GTGGCCGCTGCGCCGGCGCCGCCCTCGGCGCCTCCGAAACCGACCTGGGATCCCAGGGGCCCGGTACGCCCGTTGCTGCGTCCGACCATCCGGATACGGCTCACGCTGCTGTACGGCGGGATGTTCATGATCGCCGGCATCCTGCTGCTGTCGATCATCTATCTGCTCACCGCCCAGGCACTGAACGTCAGCGTCGCCGATCTGCCCTTCGAGATCGTGAAGGGTGAGGTGCTGCCCACGACCGAGTGGTGCCGGCTGCCCCGGTCCGTCACCGGCGACCAGTTCAACCAGGCCGTCTCCGCCTGCCTCCAGCGCCAGCGCGATCTGGCCCTGGACGACCTGCTGCGCCGCTCCCTGTTCGCGCTGCTCGGCCTGAGCATCATCGCCTTCGCCTTCGGCTACGCGATGGCCGGCCGGGTCCTGTCGCCGCTGGGCCGGATCACCCGCACCGCCCGCAAGGTGGCCGGCTCCGACCTCTCGCGCCGGATCGAGCTGGACGGCCCCGACGACGAGCTCAAGGAGCTCGCCGACACCTTCGACGAGATGCTGGACCGTCTGGAGCGGGCGTTCTCCGCGCAGCAGCGGTTCGTCGCGAACGCCTCGCACGAGCTGCGTACGCCCCTTGCGATCAACCGCACGCTGCTGGAGGTCCATCTCTCCGACCCCGGGGCGCCGGCCGAGCTGCAGCAGCTCGGCAAGACGCTGCTGGCCACCAACGAGCGCAGCGAGCAGCTCGTCGAGGGCCTGCTGCTGCTGGCACGCAGCGACAACCAGATCGTCGAGCGCAAACCGGTGGATCTGGCGGAAGTCGCCTCGCGTGCCCTCGATCAGGTACGGTCCGAGGCCGACGCCAAGGGCTTGGAAATCGTCGGCGAGTGCAAGCCCGCCGTCGTACAGGGCAATGGCGTCCTGCTGGAGCGGATCGCGCTGAACCTCGTCCAGAACGCCGTGCGCTACAACGTCCCGGAGGACGGATGGGTGCAGGTGTCCACGGAGGTGCAGCAGGGACAGGCGGTCCTCGAGGTCTCGAACACAGGACCAGTGGTTCCTGCTTACGAGATCGACAACCTCTTCGAGCCGTTCAGAAGGCTGCGGCAGGAGCGTACGGGCAGCGACAAGGGCGTGGGACTGGGTCTGTCGATCGCCCGCTCCGTGGCGCGGGCCCATGGAGGCCGTATCATCGCGGAGCCTCGCGACGGCGGCGGCCTCGTGATGCGTGTCACCCTCCCGGTCTGA
- a CDS encoding DUF3093 domain-containing protein, with amino-acid sequence MQPSAPQYAERLTAPRSWWAITALVGVSGALVLLPLGTLASLGGLIAASALAGALVSSYGSARIRVVSGSLVAGEARIPVSALGDAQVLDAQEARAWRSYKADPRAFMLLRSYIPTALRIEVTDPADPTPYVYLSTRDPKALAAALEDVRTA; translated from the coding sequence ATGCAGCCTTCCGCCCCGCAGTACGCAGAACGTCTGACAGCGCCCCGCTCGTGGTGGGCCATCACCGCTCTGGTGGGCGTTTCGGGCGCTCTGGTGCTGCTGCCGCTGGGGACCCTGGCGAGCCTGGGCGGTCTGATCGCCGCGAGCGCGCTGGCGGGGGCGCTGGTCAGCTCCTACGGATCGGCGCGTATCCGGGTGGTGTCCGGCTCCCTGGTCGCCGGCGAGGCCCGGATCCCGGTGTCGGCGCTCGGCGACGCACAGGTGCTGGACGCGCAGGAGGCGCGGGCCTGGCGTTCGTACAAGGCCGATCCGCGCGCGTTCATGCTGCTGCGCAGTTACATTCCGACGGCGCTGCGGATCGAGGTCACCGACCCGGCGGACCCCACGCCGTACGTGTACCTGTCGACCCGGGACCCGAAGGCGCTGGCGGCAGCGCTGGAGGACGTGCGCACCGCCTGA
- a CDS encoding sulfurtransferase, whose product MDPIISAVDLANELAGPTPPVLLDVRYQLGGPHGRPDYEAGHIPGAVFIDLDAELAGPPGAGGRHPLPDVAAFGAAMRRAGISAQTPVVTYDADKGWGAARAWWLLRWTGHENVRVLDGGLAAWAGPLETKTPEPVEGTFTPQPGALGLLDADGAAGWARDGLLLDARAGERYRGEVEPIDRVAGHIPGAVSAPTAENIDENGRFLSPERLTARFVELGAGQDAKTVGVYCGSGVSAAQQAVALELAGFEPVLYAGSWSEWSGDPARPVATGPQPG is encoded by the coding sequence ATGGATCCCATCATCTCCGCAGTCGATCTTGCGAACGAGCTCGCCGGCCCCACCCCGCCGGTCCTGCTGGACGTCCGTTACCAACTGGGCGGGCCGCACGGCCGGCCCGACTACGAGGCCGGTCACATCCCGGGCGCCGTCTTCATCGACCTCGACGCGGAGCTGGCTGGACCCCCCGGTGCCGGTGGCCGGCACCCCCTGCCCGACGTGGCGGCCTTCGGCGCGGCCATGCGCCGCGCCGGAATCTCCGCACAGACGCCCGTCGTGACGTACGACGCGGACAAGGGGTGGGGCGCGGCCCGCGCCTGGTGGCTGCTGCGCTGGACGGGGCACGAGAACGTACGTGTCCTCGACGGCGGACTCGCCGCCTGGGCGGGCCCGTTGGAGACCAAGACTCCCGAGCCCGTGGAGGGTACGTTCACCCCGCAGCCGGGCGCGCTCGGACTGCTCGACGCGGACGGAGCGGCCGGATGGGCCCGCGACGGCCTGCTGCTGGACGCACGGGCGGGGGAGCGCTACCGCGGCGAGGTGGAGCCCATCGACCGGGTCGCCGGTCATATCCCCGGCGCGGTCTCGGCCCCGACGGCGGAGAACATCGACGAGAACGGACGCTTCCTTTCACCCGAAAGGCTGACCGCGCGCTTCGTCGAACTCGGCGCGGGTCAGGACGCGAAGACGGTCGGCGTCTACTGCGGCTCGGGTGTCTCGGCCGCGCAGCAGGCGGTGGCTCTGGAACTCGCGGGCTTCGAACCGGTCCTGTACGCGGGCTCCTGGTCGGAATGGTCCGGGGACCCGGCGCGCCCGGTGGCCACGGGGCCGCAGCCGGGCTGA
- the sepH gene encoding septation protein SepH, whose translation MPELRVVAVSNDGTRLVLKAADSTEYTLPIDERLRAAVRNDRARLGQIEIEVESHLRPRDIQARIRAGASAEEVAQLAGIPVDRVRRFEGPVLAERAFMAERARKTPVRRPGENTGPQLGEAVQERLLLRGAEKDTAQWDSWRRDDGTWEVLLVYRVAGEPHSASWTYDPPRRLVQAVDDEARALIGETDDSIAQEPSFPFVPRIARLPRDRPLDRALDRQIERPGTAAPSSDTDDTGERDSLTSLLEAVPSFRGDMVVPERPAQPEPAAIEPAQEPDEAEEPVAPAASAGAGSAYADVLMPRSVAGHRERLTGTTDRQAEADGVRPGRRAAVPSWDEIVFGTRRKKQD comes from the coding sequence ATGCCCGAACTGCGTGTCGTGGCCGTCTCCAACGACGGCACACGACTGGTGCTCAAGGCTGCGGACAGCACGGAATACACGCTTCCGATCGATGAGCGTCTGCGTGCCGCCGTACGCAACGACCGTGCCCGCCTCGGCCAGATCGAGATCGAGGTGGAAAGCCACCTCCGCCCCCGCGACATCCAGGCCCGTATACGCGCCGGTGCCTCCGCGGAGGAAGTCGCGCAGCTCGCCGGTATCCCCGTCGACCGTGTACGCCGTTTCGAGGGACCTGTGCTCGCGGAGCGCGCCTTCATGGCGGAGCGGGCCCGCAAGACTCCCGTACGCCGCCCCGGTGAGAACACGGGTCCGCAGCTCGGAGAGGCTGTGCAGGAGCGGCTGCTGCTGCGTGGGGCCGAGAAGGACACCGCGCAGTGGGACTCTTGGCGCCGCGACGACGGCACCTGGGAGGTTCTGCTGGTCTACCGGGTGGCGGGCGAACCGCACTCGGCGAGTTGGACCTACGACCCGCCGCGGCGGCTCGTCCAGGCCGTCGACGACGAGGCGCGCGCGCTGATCGGCGAGACCGACGACTCGATCGCGCAGGAGCCGAGCTTCCCCTTCGTGCCCCGCATCGCGCGGCTGCCCAGGGACCGTCCGCTGGACCGCGCCCTGGACCGCCAGATCGAGCGTCCCGGTACGGCCGCGCCTTCGTCCGACACGGACGACACGGGCGAGCGGGACTCGCTGACCAGCCTTCTGGAAGCGGTGCCGAGCTTCCGGGGAGACATGGTCGTACCGGAGCGGCCCGCACAGCCCGAGCCGGCGGCCATCGAGCCGGCACAGGAGCCCGACGAGGCGGAGGAGCCGGTCGCACCGGCGGCATCGGCGGGCGCGGGTTCGGCGTACGCCGATGTCCTGATGCCGCGCTCGGTGGCGGGTCACCGCGAGCGCCTCACGGGCACCACGGACCGCCAGGCAGAGGCGGACGGCGTCCGCCCGGGGCGCCGCGCGGCGGTCCCGAGCTGGGACGAGATCGTCTTCGGCACGCGCCGCAAGAAGCAGGACTAG
- a CDS encoding ferrochelatase has translation MSDQRDPAPYDALLLLSFGGPEGPDDVVPFLENVTRGRGIPKERLKEVGQHYFLFGGISPINDQNRALLDALRKDFAEHGLDLPVYWGNRNWSPFLTDTLREMTTAGHRRIAVLATSAYASYSGCRQYRENLADALVTLQAEGLEPPRVDKLRHYFNHPGFVTPMIEGVLASLAGLPEDVRAGAHLAFTTHSVPTSAADTSGPASGHGDGGAYVRQHLDVARLIAEAVREETGTEHPWQLVYQSRSGAPHIPWLEPDICDHLEELHGAGVPAVVMVPIGFVSDHMEVLYDLDTEATAKAAELGLPVRRSATVGADPRFAAAVRELVLERAATERGVTVDRCALGALGPGHDLCPVGCCPARAPRPAAAGADSPYA, from the coding sequence ATGTCCGATCAGCGCGATCCCGCCCCTTACGACGCCCTGCTGTTGCTGTCCTTCGGAGGTCCGGAGGGCCCGGACGATGTCGTTCCGTTCCTGGAGAACGTGACGCGCGGCCGCGGTATCCCCAAGGAACGGCTCAAGGAGGTGGGGCAGCACTACTTCCTCTTCGGCGGCATCAGCCCCATCAACGACCAGAACCGCGCCCTGCTCGACGCGCTGCGCAAGGACTTCGCAGAGCACGGCCTGGATCTTCCGGTGTACTGGGGCAACCGCAACTGGTCGCCCTTTCTGACCGACACCCTGCGCGAGATGACCACGGCCGGACACCGGCGCATCGCCGTGCTCGCCACCAGTGCGTACGCCTCCTACTCCGGCTGCCGCCAGTACCGCGAGAACCTCGCCGACGCGCTCGTGACGCTGCAGGCCGAAGGGCTCGAGCCGCCCCGGGTGGACAAGCTGCGGCACTACTTCAACCACCCCGGGTTCGTGACGCCCATGATCGAGGGCGTCCTCGCCTCGCTCGCCGGCCTGCCCGAAGACGTCCGGGCCGGCGCGCATCTCGCCTTCACGACGCACTCCGTCCCGACGTCCGCGGCCGACACCTCCGGCCCCGCGTCCGGACACGGCGACGGCGGCGCGTACGTACGCCAGCACCTCGACGTCGCCCGGCTGATCGCCGAAGCCGTACGAGAGGAGACCGGTACCGAGCACCCCTGGCAGCTCGTCTACCAGTCCCGCAGCGGCGCCCCGCACATCCCGTGGCTCGAGCCCGACATCTGCGACCACCTCGAGGAACTGCACGGCGCGGGTGTGCCCGCAGTGGTCATGGTCCCGATCGGCTTCGTCTCGGACCACATGGAGGTCCTCTACGACCTCGACACCGAAGCCACCGCCAAGGCCGCCGAGCTCGGACTGCCGGTGCGCAGGTCCGCCACCGTGGGGGCCGATCCGCGGTTCGCCGCGGCGGTGCGTGAGCTGGTCCTGGAGCGGGCGGCGACCGAGCGGGGGGTGACGGTCGACCGCTGTGCGCTGGGGGCACTGGGACCCGGCCACGACCTCTGCCCGGTCGGCTGCTGCCCGGCCCGCGCACCACGGCCCGCGGCAGCGGGCGCCGACAGCCCGTACGCGTGA
- a CDS encoding DUF4193 domain-containing protein: MATDYDTPRKTDDDVDSDSLEELKARRNDKSTSTVDVDEFEAAEGMELPGADLSNEELAVRVLPKQADEFTCMSCFLVHHRSQLAREKNGQPICRDCD; the protein is encoded by the coding sequence ATGGCAACGGACTACGACACCCCACGCAAGACCGATGACGACGTCGATTCGGACAGCCTGGAAGAACTGAAGGCCCGGCGGAACGACAAGTCCACCTCGACCGTCGATGTCGACGAGTTCGAGGCCGCCGAAGGCATGGAACTGCCGGGCGCCGACCTCTCCAACGAGGAGCTGGCGGTCCGGGTCCTGCCGAAGCAGGCCGACGAGTTCACCTGCATGAGCTGCTTCCTCGTGCACCACCGCAGCCAGCTGGCGCGCGAGAAGAACGGCCAGCCGATCTGCCGCGACTGCGACTGA
- a CDS encoding response regulator transcription factor, which produces MRVLVVEDEQLLADAVATGLRREAMAVDVVYDGAAALERIGVNDYDVVVLDRDLPLVHGDDVCRKIVELGMATRVLMLTAAGDVSDRVEGLELGADDYLPKPFAFTELTARIRALGRRTTVPLPPVLERAGIKLDPNRREVFRDGKEIQLAPKEFAVLEVLMRSEGAVVSAEQLLEKAWDENTDPFTNVVRVTVMTLRRKLGEPAVIVTVPGSGYRI; this is translated from the coding sequence GTGCGCGTACTCGTCGTCGAGGACGAGCAGCTGCTCGCCGATGCGGTGGCCACCGGACTGCGCCGGGAGGCCATGGCGGTCGACGTCGTGTACGACGGCGCCGCGGCCCTTGAGCGCATCGGGGTCAACGACTACGACGTGGTGGTGCTCGACCGCGACCTCCCGCTGGTCCACGGCGACGACGTGTGCCGCAAGATCGTCGAGCTGGGTATGGCCACCCGCGTGCTGATGCTGACCGCGGCCGGCGACGTCAGCGACCGGGTCGAGGGCCTCGAGCTGGGCGCCGACGACTATCTGCCGAAGCCGTTCGCGTTCACCGAGCTCACCGCCCGGATCCGCGCCCTGGGCCGGCGCACGACCGTGCCCCTGCCGCCGGTCCTGGAGCGTGCCGGGATCAAGCTGGACCCCAACCGCCGCGAGGTGTTCCGGGACGGCAAGGAGATCCAGCTCGCCCCGAAGGAGTTCGCCGTGCTGGAGGTACTGATGCGCAGCGAGGGCGCGGTCGTCTCGGCCGAGCAGCTGCTGGAGAAGGCCTGGGACGAGAACACCGACCCGTTCACCAATGTCGTGCGCGTGACCGTGATGACCCTGCGGCGCAAGCTCGGCGAGCCGGCCGTGATCGTCACCGTGCCCGGCTCCGGCTACCGGATCTGA
- a CDS encoding inositol monophosphatase family protein codes for MTGTSTSELLTLALEAARRAGELLRDGRPDDLGVAATKSSPIDVVTEMDIAAEKLITGFLSEHRPDDGFLGEEGASAPGTSGVRWVIDPLDGTVNYLYGLPTWAVSIAAEQDGETLVGVVEAPMRRETFRAVRGGGAYLNDRPVRCRPAPPLDQALVSTGFNYVATVRTHQADVAQRLIPQLRDIRRSGSAAIDLSDVAAGRLDGYYERGLSEWDLAAGDLIAREAGALTGGRPGERPSGDLTVAATPGVFEPLQALLEDLGAWHD; via the coding sequence GTGACCGGCACATCGACGTCCGAACTGCTGACCCTCGCACTGGAGGCCGCCCGCCGGGCCGGCGAACTGCTGCGCGACGGCAGGCCGGACGACCTGGGCGTCGCGGCGACCAAGTCGAGCCCGATCGACGTCGTCACGGAGATGGACATCGCCGCCGAGAAGCTGATCACCGGCTTTCTGTCCGAACACCGCCCCGACGACGGCTTCCTCGGTGAGGAAGGCGCGTCCGCGCCGGGCACCAGCGGAGTGCGGTGGGTCATCGACCCGCTCGACGGCACCGTGAACTACCTCTACGGCCTGCCCACCTGGGCCGTGTCCATCGCCGCGGAACAGGACGGCGAGACTCTCGTCGGAGTCGTGGAGGCCCCGATGCGGCGCGAGACCTTCCGGGCCGTCCGCGGCGGCGGGGCGTACCTCAACGACCGGCCCGTACGGTGCCGCCCCGCGCCCCCGCTGGACCAGGCGCTGGTCTCCACCGGCTTCAACTACGTCGCCACCGTACGGACCCACCAGGCGGATGTCGCCCAACGGCTCATCCCGCAGCTGCGGGACATCCGGCGCAGCGGCTCGGCGGCCATCGACCTGAGCGATGTGGCGGCCGGCCGCCTGGACGGCTACTACGAGCGCGGCCTCAGCGAGTGGGACCTCGCGGCGGGCGACCTGATCGCCCGGGAGGCGGGGGCCCTGACGGGTGGCCGCCCGGGCGAGCGCCCGTCGGGTGACCTCACTGTCGCGGCCACGCCGGGTGTCTTCGAACCCCTGCAGGCTCTCCTGGAGGACCTGGGGGCGTGGCACGACTGA